The genomic interval GTGAACATGACCACGCCGGCCCTGTTCGAAGCCTTCCCGACCCCGTTCGAGATGGCGAAGGCCACGGCCGAAGAGATTTATCCCTACATCCGGAGCATTTCCTATCCCAACAACAAGGCGAAGAACCTCGCGGCGATGGCGCGGATGCTCTGCTCGGAGTTCGGCGGCGAAGTCCCGTCCGATCTGGAGCAGATGCAGCGGCTGCCCGGCGTGGGCCGCAAGACGGCCAACGTGCTCGGGGCGGTGTTGTGGCAGAAGGAGGTGATGCCGGTCGATACGCACGTCTTCCGCGTGTCGGAGCGCATCGGCCTCACGACCGGCTCGAAGACGCCGCTCCAGACCGAGCTGACGCTCGAGAAGCATATTCCGGGCCATCTGCTGCCCGTCGCGCATCACTGGCTGATCCTGCACGGCCGCTACGTCTGTACGGCCCGTGCCCCGAAGTGCGGCGAGTGCGGCATCAGCGCGTGGTGCCGGAAGTACGCCGCCGACCGCCGGGCGAAGCGGGCGGAGCGGGATGGGGAGTAGCCCCCTGAATGGCGCTCCCTGCGGGTTTGCGGCGTAGTCCCGCGTGGTTTCCGGGCGGATGTCGGGAGAATTTCCGGCCGACGGCCGGAAAGCGGGCGGGTGCCGCGCATCCGCGGGCCGCACGGCGGCGGTTTGGTATCTCCCTCTTTTTTGTTACCTTTGTCCGACTGTTATTAGCGAAGGAGGTCCGGAATGAAGTTATCGGAAAAGCATATCGGCTCACTGCGGGAGCTGCTCGCGCGGCCCCGGCTGCGGATCGTGACCGTCTCCCACGCCAACCCCGACGGCGACGCCGTCGGTTCGTCGCTCGCCTGGGCCGAGGTGCTGCGGGGACTGGGCCACGAGGTGACGTGCATCGTGCCGAACAAATACCCCTATTTCCTCGACTGGATGCCGGGCATCGGCGAGGTCGTGGTCTTCAAGACCGACGCCGAAGGGCGCGCGGCGAAGGCCGTGGCCGAGGCGGATGCGATCTTCTGCCTCGATTTCAACGCCGTTTCGCGTCTCGAGATCCTGAGCGCGACGATCGAGGCGAACACGACGGCCTGCCGCGTGCTGATCGACCACCACCTGCAACCCGACGAGGGTTTCGACATCGTTTTCTCGCATCCCGAGGCGTCGAGCACCTGCTTTCTGGTTTACTGCCTGGTCGAGGCCCTCTACGGCCGGGAGGCGGTGACGCGGCGGATGGCCGAACTGCTCTACGTCGGGATGATGACCGACACGGGCAACTTCGCCTTTTCGCACCTCACGCCCGAGCTGTTCCGCGCCGTGGCCGCGCTGGCCGAGACGGGCATCCGGATTCCCGAAATCTACAACAACGTCTATAATGCCTACACCGAAGGCCGCGCGCGGCTGTTCGGCTATGCCATCAACCGCAAGATGAACCTCATAGAGGACGGTACGGTGGCCTACATGTCGCTGATGGAGAACGAAATGCGCCGTTTCCAGTTCCAGCAGGGCGACAGCGAGGGGTTCGTCAATTACGCCCTGACGATCAAGAAGGTCAAAATGTCGGCCATGTTCCTCGCGCACCGCAAGTTCATCCGCATCTCCCTGCGTTCGCGGGGCGACGTGGACGTCAATCTCTTCGCCCGCAGGTATTTCAACGGCGGCGGACACAAGAACGCCGCGGGCGGCAAGTCGTTCCTGACGATGCAGGAGACGATCGACCACTACGTGCGCTCCGTGCGTGAGTTCGCCGAAGAGGGCCGTCTCGGCTGACGGCCATGGACGATTTCCGTCTGAAAGTCTTCATCACGGCAGCCCGGACGCTGAGTTTCACGCGGACCGCCGAACGGCTCTATATCTCCCAGCCCGCCGTGAGCAGACATATCGGCGAACTGGAATCGCGTTACAGGGTTCCCCTCTTCGTCCGCCGCGGCAGCCGCCTGGAGCTGACCGCTGCCGGGCAGGTGCTGCTCGAGGCCGCCGGACGCATCTCCGACGACTACCGCCGGCTGGAGTACGAAATGAGCCTCTGCGCGAACCAGGCCGAGGGCGAGCTGCGTCTCGGGGCCAGCACGACCATCGCACAATACCTGCTGCCGCCGGCGCTGGCGCGCTTCACGGCGCGTTTTCCCGGCGTGCGGGTTTCGGTCCTGTCGGGCAACAGCGGCCAGATCGAACGGGCGCTGGCCGACCGCGAGATCGACCTGGGCATGGTCGAGAGCGTCAGCCGCCGGCAGGGGTTGCACTACACGCTCTTCCGGCCCGACGAGCTGGTGCTGGTGGCGCGTCCGGGCGGGAGGTACGCCCGCACGGAATCCGTGACGCCCGAGGCGCTGTGCCGGATTCCGCTCGTGCTGCGCGAGGACGGCTCGGGGACGCTCGAGGTGATCGCCGCGGCGCTGGCCGGGGTCGGACTGCGGCTCTCGCAGCTCGAGGTGGCGATGCGGCTGGGCACGACCGAGGGAATCAAGTCCTTCGTCCGCAACAGCGACGCGATGGCCCTCGTGTCGGTGATCTCGGTCGTGGACGAGCTGCGCAGCGGGGCGCTGCGGATCGTGGACATCGAGGGACTGACCCTGACGCGCGACTTCTCGTTCGTGCACCTCGCGGCGGAGCCCGTGCCGCTCGCCCGGCAGTTCGCCGACTTCGCCCTGTCCGGTCTCTGACGGTCCGGCGCCCTCCGTCATAACACGAAGTTATTTCGCATAACGAAATCTTGTTGTATTTCAGGCATAAACGCGCGATCTTTGCCTCCGGTATTCTTGAAAAGTCGTCGGGAGGCGTCTCCTCCGACTCAAATTGCGAAACGTTATGCTGGAAAAAGGTAACAGAGCCAATACGCTGCACGGGATTCTGCTCATTGCGCTCTTTTCGTTCGCGGCGTTCTACATCGCCGGATTCCCCTTCGTCAAACGGCTCTCGCTCAGCCCCCTGATCGTCGGCATCGTGCTGGGGATGCTCTATGCCAACAGCCTGCGCAACCGGCTTCCCGAAACATGGGTTCCGGGCATCCGGTTCTGCACGAAACAGGTACTCCGCTGGGGCATCATTCTCTACGGTTTCCGCCTGACGCTGACGCAGGTGGCGGCCGTCGGGCTTCCGGCCGTCGCGGTCGATCTGGTCGTCGTGGCGGGAACGCTTCTGGGCGGCGTCGCGCTCGGGCGGCTGCTGGGAATCGACCGCGACACGGCGCTGATGACCTCGACGGGCAGTGCGATCTGCGGCGCGGCGGCCGTGCTGGGCGCCGAGCCGGTGGTGCGGTGCGAGGGGTACAAGACCGCCGTCGCCGTCTCCACGGTGGTCGTTTTCGGCACGCTCTCCATGTTCCTCTATCCGGTCATGTACCGCACGGGCCTGCTCGGCGGCATGACCGACACGGAGGTGGCCGTCTATACCGGAAGCACGCTGCACGAGGTGGCGCACGTGGCCGGGGCGGGCAATGCGATGGATCCGACCGATGCGCTGGGCATCGCCGGGGTGGCCACCATTACCAAGATGATCCGTGTCATGCTGCTGGCCCCCGTGCTGGTGGTCATGAGCCTGCTGCTGGCGGGCCGGCGGCGCACGCCGGGCGGAGCGGAAGCGCGGGGGCGGATCGCCGTGCCGTGGTTCGCCTTCGGGTTTCTGGGTGTGATCTGCCTCAATTCGCTGCTGCAATACGTGTGCGGTGCGGAGAGCGTCCGGGAGATTCCGCTCAACGGCGCCGTCGAGTACCTCGACACGTTCCTGCTGACGATGGCCATGACGGCGCTGGGGACGGAGACGAGCATCGACAAGTTCCGTCAGGCCGGGGCGAAACCCTTCGTGCTGGCGGGGCTGCTCTACGTCTGGCTGGTTGTGGGAGGGTATTTCGTGACGAAGGGGCTGGTCGGCATGTTTTAGGACCGGTCCCGGTCCGGAAATGCGAAGCGGGCGGAACCTCCGGAGGTTCCGCCCGCTTTCCGTGTCGTTGCGGCGGGAACAGGTTCGGACTGCATGCGGTTGCCGTTGCCGGGGAGGTCCGGTTCCGCCTACGGAAGCCGGGGAAGCTGCGGGGCCTCGTGCTCGGTGTAGCGCAGCACCGTCTCGCGGACGAAATCGGCGAAGCGGCGGGCCTCGTCGTCGGTCAGCGGCGAAGGATAGCTCATCAGCACCAGCCTGTGCTGCTCGAAGGGGCGGCGGAACGAAGGGTGGATGTACTCGTGCGGATTCTCGACGAAGCCGAGCCGCCGGTAGAAATGCAGCCGCCGGATCGAGATTTCGTCCGCCGGAGGGTCGATCTCCAGAATGACGCGCCGGCCTTCGCAGAAGGCCGCGAGGGCCTTCGAACCCATGTTCCGGCCGCGCAGGGCGGGCGATACGGCGAGGTGTTCGACATAGTGCCATCCGTCGCCCTGCCAGTGGTAGAGGATGCCGACGAACTCATCGCCGCACCAGATGCCGTCGGCCCGGAAGTGCGGATCCCGGAGGGCGCGGACGTGGTCCTCCTCGGAGCGCTGCTCCTTGTAGGGGAACGACCGGCGGTAAATCTCCATTGCTTCGGCCCATCCCCTGTCGGCGGGGGAGGTAAAGGGGATGAATTGCAGTTCTTCTGTCATGGTTCCGTATTTTTCCCGCAAGATACGACGAATTCCGTACATATCCTAATCCGCCGCCGGGGGAGGCGGGACCGCATCCCGGCGGGGAGGGGCTCCGGCGTCCGGTTCCCGGAATTTCCGCAGTGCCTGCCTCCCCGGTTCTCCGGATGTCTTCCCGATTTTCCGGATATTCTGCTCCGGAATGCCGGCCGTCTGTGCCCTGCCCTGCGAAGACGCCCCTTCCGGTTCTCCGGAAGGGGCGTCCTGCGCTGCGTGCCGCCGCGTCAGTTCGACGTGGGGAATTTGTAGGTCACGGCCACGGGCTTCTCGCAGATGCCTTCATACTTTTTAACCTGCTCCAGCGTCTTCAGGTTGTAGATGTAGAGGCTGCCCGGCTTGCGGTCGGTCGCCGCGGGGTTGTAGGTGGCGATCAGCAGCAGGTCGTCATCCACGGTCGTGGCCGAGGTGGAGGGCATGGCGTTCGAGCAGATGGCCATGATCCGTTCGCCTTCGGGAAGCGTGATGTCCGGCCGGTCGCCCTCGGCCGGAAGCGTCGGGGTGACGCTGAGCATCGCCCAGTGGTAGATTTTGTCGTCGTAGTTGTAGTAGATGTTGTTGCTTACCTTCGTCGGGACCATCGTGGAGTTCCGGTCGATCAGCATGGGGCGCGACTCGTCGTATTCGAGCACGGTGCTCTGCGACGAGATGCCGGAGTTGGACTTGATGATCTGCACCTTGCGCGGCTCTCCCGCCGTCGAGCGGGCGATGACGTAGTACTCCTCCGTGCCCACGCGGGTTCCGGCGGCGTTGATTACCTCGTAACCGTCGGGGACGCCGAATCCCTTGATGTTCGAGTTCGGAAAGCCCACCACGCCGCTCTCGCTGAACATGAGCGGCACGCGCGTGCCCTGCACGGTGTTGGCGTAGTAGCTCTGGTAGCCGTATTTCACCGGATAGGGCGTCTGACGCACGGCGAGCAGGTCGGAGGCGAATTCGTAGCGGTAGGCCTTTCCGTCGTCGCCGATGACGTAGGAGTAGTGGCCGCGCGAAGTCTTTTCGCCCAGAATCCTGCCCGTGCGTGTGCCGTATTCGTCCATCGCACGGAGCCGGAACGTCACCTCCAGCGAGGTGGGGTCGAGGTGGTAGATCGACCCTTCTTCGTCGCCCGAGGTGATGAGCACGCCCGATTCGGACGAAGAGGAGAATACATATACGTCGCGCAGGTCGCGGAATGCGTAGCTCGGGTTGATCGTCGCCAGCAGGTCCTCCCAGACCTCCTGGGCGCCCTCGGCCTCCTCCTGCGGCGAGCGTTTCTTGACGAAGGCCATCGAACCCTTGCCCTCTTCGTCGTTGCAGAGGATCAGGTAACCTTCGTCGAATCCCGCCTGCACGCGCAGTTCGTAGTAATGGAATCCGACGCTCTCGCCGTTGTCCACCTTCAGGCGCAGCACGTAGCTGCCCGCGCTGTTGAAGGTGTAGTCGAGCGTGGGCGAGTCGGAAAGGTAGATCGAATCGGCCATCCCCGGGAAATCGCCTTCGGGTTTGCCGTAGGCCCATTCGCAGGCGACCTCGCGGTCGTTGGCGCTCTCGATGCGGATGCCGTCGAGACGGAGCGTCTCGGTCGCTTTCGCATAGATCACCTCGTCCACGCCGCTGACCGTCACCGGGGCCA from Alistipes dispar carries:
- the nth gene encoding endonuclease III gives rise to the protein MTVRQRYDGIVAWFSEHMPAAESELRYKDPYQLLVAVILSAQCTDKRVNMTTPALFEAFPTPFEMAKATAEEIYPYIRSISYPNNKAKNLAAMARMLCSEFGGEVPSDLEQMQRLPGVGRKTANVLGAVLWQKEVMPVDTHVFRVSERIGLTTGSKTPLQTELTLEKHIPGHLLPVAHHWLILHGRYVCTARAPKCGECGISAWCRKYAADRRAKRAERDGE
- a CDS encoding DHH family phosphoesterase; the encoded protein is MKLSEKHIGSLRELLARPRLRIVTVSHANPDGDAVGSSLAWAEVLRGLGHEVTCIVPNKYPYFLDWMPGIGEVVVFKTDAEGRAAKAVAEADAIFCLDFNAVSRLEILSATIEANTTACRVLIDHHLQPDEGFDIVFSHPEASSTCFLVYCLVEALYGREAVTRRMAELLYVGMMTDTGNFAFSHLTPELFRAVAALAETGIRIPEIYNNVYNAYTEGRARLFGYAINRKMNLIEDGTVAYMSLMENEMRRFQFQQGDSEGFVNYALTIKKVKMSAMFLAHRKFIRISLRSRGDVDVNLFARRYFNGGGHKNAAGGKSFLTMQETIDHYVRSVREFAEEGRLG
- a CDS encoding LysR family transcriptional regulator, with translation MDDFRLKVFITAARTLSFTRTAERLYISQPAVSRHIGELESRYRVPLFVRRGSRLELTAAGQVLLEAAGRISDDYRRLEYEMSLCANQAEGELRLGASTTIAQYLLPPALARFTARFPGVRVSVLSGNSGQIERALADREIDLGMVESVSRRQGLHYTLFRPDELVLVARPGGRYARTESVTPEALCRIPLVLREDGSGTLEVIAAALAGVGLRLSQLEVAMRLGTTEGIKSFVRNSDAMALVSVISVVDELRSGALRIVDIEGLTLTRDFSFVHLAAEPVPLARQFADFALSGL
- a CDS encoding YeiH family protein is translated as MLEKGNRANTLHGILLIALFSFAAFYIAGFPFVKRLSLSPLIVGIVLGMLYANSLRNRLPETWVPGIRFCTKQVLRWGIILYGFRLTLTQVAAVGLPAVAVDLVVVAGTLLGGVALGRLLGIDRDTALMTSTGSAICGAAAVLGAEPVVRCEGYKTAVAVSTVVVFGTLSMFLYPVMYRTGLLGGMTDTEVAVYTGSTLHEVAHVAGAGNAMDPTDALGIAGVATITKMIRVMLLAPVLVVMSLLLAGRRRTPGGAEARGRIAVPWFAFGFLGVICLNSLLQYVCGAESVREIPLNGAVEYLDTFLLTMAMTALGTETSIDKFRQAGAKPFVLAGLLYVWLVVGGYFVTKGLVGMF
- a CDS encoding GNAT family N-acetyltransferase → MTEELQFIPFTSPADRGWAEAMEIYRRSFPYKEQRSEEDHVRALRDPHFRADGIWCGDEFVGILYHWQGDGWHYVEHLAVSPALRGRNMGSKALAAFCEGRRVILEIDPPADEISIRRLHFYRRLGFVENPHEYIHPSFRRPFEQHRLVLMSYPSPLTDDEARRFADFVRETVLRYTEHEAPQLPRLP